The proteins below are encoded in one region of Stigmatopora argus isolate UIUO_Sarg chromosome 2, RoL_Sarg_1.0, whole genome shotgun sequence:
- the gse1b gene encoding genetic suppressor element 1 isoform X5 — MSHEPKSPSIGMISTATRTTATVSPLTPSPLNGAIVANGSPAAQSAHSGFAAALRKLAKQAEEPRAASSISSESSPVSSPATNHSSPVSTPKRGPLGPGPVLVPPAGHSVPNTPPVVTIAPTKTSNGLWRSEGRQADSGPRGASRERLGPEGTLPQEKGPSVPAHLLGNPYAFGLPPGAVMQDSRFQPLNLPRQLSNAVPPGPVPEEYLRGFRPYATTEDALRMPSLPLGLDPATAAAAAAAYYHPSYLPHPSFTPYRMDDPFCLSALRSPFYPLPAGGALPPMHPSAVHMHLSGVRYPGDFTHPSLSALQSERLQLEDELRQREREREREREREKEREREAEREKERERERERELEREREREREREREREREREREREEREREKELERQKERALREKEIQASKAIENHYLAELHAMRGQEDRPKPERLTPNRADKTKETPLPAPKPVPPGLHSAIVQSHHPVPGLISGHSLFMGPSALGTGLPTSIMAPRNNEEERWLARQRKLRQEKADRQYQVSEFRQQVLDQHLDLGRTPDAPEHRTDLHRPNNHEPGSLHSHLGAPPPLISPKPSQPPREHHPPPPTTLWNPASLIETPSESRRTHDPSGMGHYDLSRLPHGSSKYEDGARRRDSGVMEKYLQPRGLPGLQEPSTFLADLEKSTHSFFSQQRASMSLTSQYELEGAIKSNAGLKSSQGHGRHGQAVAMLSGSSAGQDTAPDTMLIYDELLQQHRRPISKLDLEEKRKREAKEKGYYYELDDSYDESDEEEVRAHLRRVVEQPPLKLDDSTEKLDFLGMFSLTTRGRREELVQQKRRKRRRMLRERSPSPTASQSKRTPPPPQLSTRFTPEEMDRAPELEEKKRFLTMFRLSHVTLQQRRDNERAVELLQAIKEKSVTLDTIRHAPHPLCKSPPAQLSDSACSQPTSESEDHHSIRPHSPSSHRPLSPSPNGHPKPLGDTLRPKDPPSPAVYPDKARGPPDTPISKRNSSLLNSLRPPLPLQAKEGGHSVNGRTKPWDSFTPEEFAQQFHESVLQSTQKALQKHKGGATGMSATSPLQESSVHYNIPELQSAPGRPPRPHSQSHSSTHPPALVLAHSHGHPQPNGQHFSAPLRRDTSGTREDPSASEEEDDEEEEGEEGAAPASKWQGIESIFEAYQEYVEEQSLERHVLQNQCRRLEAQNYNLSLTAEQLSHTMGDLMSQRQKLAVEREKLQAELEHFRKCLTLPQTHWPRGGHYKGYPPR; from the exons ATGAGCCATGAGCCAAAGTCGCCATCCATAGGAATGATTTCCACAGCAACCCGTACAACGGCGACGGTCAGCCCTCTCACCCCGTCGCCTCTTAATGGCGCCATCGTAGCCAATGGAAGCCCAGCTGCCCAGTCGGCTCATTCCGGATTCGCTGCAGCCCTCCGAAAATTGGCAAAACAGGCGGAAGAACCAAGAG CTGCCTCCTCCATCAGCAGTGAATCATCCCCGGTGTCTTCGCCAGCTACCAACCACAGTTCTCCAGTCAGTACGCCCAAGAGGGGACCTCTCGGTCCAGGGCCTGTCCTGGTTCCCCCAGCAGGCCACAGTGTGCCAAACACTCCACCTGTCGTCACCATTGCTCCAACCAAGACTAGCAACGGCCTCTGGAGGAGCGAGGGACgccag GCTGATTCCGGGCCTCGTGGGGCCAGCAGGGAACGCCTAGGTCCAGAGGGGACACTCCCCCAGGAAAAAGGCCCCTCGGTCCCGGCCCACCTCCTGGGAAACCCATACGCCTTTGGTCTCCCCCCTGGTGCTGTAATGCAGGATTCACGTTTCCAGCCGCTCAA cCTCCCCAGACAGTTGTCTAATGCCGTGCCGCCTGGTCCAGTACCAGAAGAGTACCTCCGTGGTTTCCGGCCCTATGCCACAACTGAGGATGCCCTCCGCATGCCCTCTTTGCCATTGGGCCTCGACCCCGCCACTGCAGCTGCTGCTGCCGCTGCGTACTACCATCCCAGCTACCTGCCCCACCCTTCCTTCACCCCATACAG GATGGATGACCCATTCTGCCTCTCCGCTTTGAGGTCACCTTTCTATCCGCTACCAGCAGGGGGAGCTTTACCCCCTATGCATCCATCGGCAGTCCATATGCACTTATCAGGGGTCCGCTATCCTGGGGACTTCACACACCCTTCACTTTCAGCACTGCAGTCTGAGAG GCTTCAGCTGGAGGATGAGCTGCGGCaacgcgagagagagcgagaacgAGAACGGGAGCGGGAGAAGGAACGGGAGCGGGAGGCTGAGCGAGAAAAAGAACGGGAGCGCGAGAGGGAGCGAGAGCTGGAGAGGGAACGAGAGCGGGAACGCGAAAGAGAACGAGAACGGgaaagagagcgagaaagagagcgagaggagAGGGAAAGGGAAAAAGAACTGGAGCGACAAAAGGAGAGAGCGCTGAGAGAGAAAGAAATCCAAGCCTCTAAGGCTATAGAGAACCACTACCTGGCAGAGCTCCATGCCATGAGAGGGCAGGAGGACCGACCCAAGCCAGAGAGACTGACCCCTAATCGGGCTG ATAAAACCAAAGAGACCCCTCTTCCAGCTCCAAAACCGGTCCCACCTGGACTCCATTCTGCAATTGTACAATCGCATCATCCAGTCCCAGGTCTAATCTCAGGCCACAGCCTCTTCATGGGGCCCAGCGCTCTGGGGACAGGTCTCCCAACCTCAATCATGGCTCCCAGGAACAATGAAGAGGAGAGGTGGTTGGCAAGGCAACGTAAGCTGCGGCAAGAGAAAGCCGATCGCCAGTACCAGGTGTCGGAATTTCGCCAGCAGGTTCTGGATCAGCACCTGGACTTGGGACGGACTCCTGACGCACCAGAACATAGAACAGACTTGCACAG ACCAAATAACCACGAACCAGGAAGCCTCCATTCCCACCTGGGCGCACCTCCGCCTCTCATCTCCCCCAAACCCTCTCAACCCCCACGTGAACATCACCCTCCACCTCCCACAACGCTGTGGAACCCAGCTTCTCTCATCGAGACACCCTCGGAGTCCCGACGCACCCACGATCCCTCGGGGATGGGACACTACGACCTCAGTCGCCTACCGCACGGCTCCTCCAAATATGAGGACGGGGCCAGGAGGAGAGACAGTGGAGTAATGGAGAAGTATCTCCAACCCAGAGGCCTGCCTGGCCTGCAGGAGCCCAGTACATTCCTTGCCGATCTGGAAAAGTCCACCCACTCTTTCTTCAGCCAGCAACGAGCGTCCATGTCCCTGACCAGCCAGTATGAATTAGAAGGGGCCATCAAAAGCAACGCTGGACTGAAGAGCAGCCAAGGGCACGGTCGCCACGGACAAGCAGTCGCCATGTTGTCTGGGTCCAGTGCGGGACAGGACACGGCGCCAGACACAATGCTCATCTATGATGAGCTTCTTCAGCAGCACAGAAGGCCAATCAGTAAACTGGACTTGGAAGAGAAGAGAAAGAGGGAGGCCAAGGAGAAAG GTTACTACTATGAGCTGGATGACTCATATGACGAAAGTGATGAGGAGGAGGTTAGGGCTCATCTTCGAAGGGTAGTAGAGCAGCCCCCACTCAAACTTGATGATTCCACAGAG AAATTGGACTTCCTGGGAATGTTTAGCCTAACCACTCGGGGCCGGCGGGAGGAGCTGGTGCAGCAGAAGAGAAGAAAACGGCGGAGGATGCTCAGGGAGCGCAGCCCCTCGCCAACTGCCTCGCAGTCCAAACGCACTCCTCCTCCCCCGCAACTCAGCACGCGCTTCACCCCCGAGGAAATGGACCGAGCGCCGGAGCTGGAGGAAAAGAAGCGCTTCCTCACCATGTTCCGCCTTTCCCACGTCACCCTTCAGCAGAGACGAG ATAATGAAAGGGCAGTAGAGCTGCTTCAAGCCATTAAAGAGAAGAGCGTAACCTTGGATACCATCAGACATGCCCCTCATCCGCTGTGCAAAAGTCCTCCGGCGCAACTCTCCG ACTCGGCATGTTCCCAGCCCACCTCAGAATCAGAAGACCACCACAGCATCAGGCCGCACAGCCCCTCCTCACACCGCCCGTTGTCCCCGTCCCCTAACGGCCATCCAAAACCCCTCGGGGACACGCTAAGACCAAAGGATCCTCCTTCTCCAGCTGTCTACCCAGACAAGGCCCGGGGGCCTCCTGACACCCCGATCTCCAAGCGGAATTCCAGCCTGCTGAACAGCTTGCGGCCCCCGCTCCCGTTACAGGCCAAGGAGGGCGGCCACAGTGTGAACGGACGCACCAAACCCTGGGATAGCTTCACCCCGGAGGAATTTGCCCAGCAGTTCCATGAATCGGTGCTACAGTCCACTCAGAAAGCGCTGCAGAAACACAAAG GCGGGGCTACCGGGATGTCGGCGACATCTCCCCTGCAGGAGTCGTCCGTTCATTACAACATCCCCGAACTCCAGAGCGCCCCAGGCAGGCCGCCTCGCCCGCACTCCCAGTCGCACTCCAGCACGCATCCGCCAGCCCTGGTGTTGGCGCACTCGCACGGGCACCCCCAGCCCAACGGCCAGCACTTCTCCGCACCGCTCCGCCGCGACACTTCAGGGACGAGGGAGGACCCGTCCGCctcggaggaggaggacgatgaagaagaggagggggaggaaggGGCGGCGCCAGCTTCCAAGTGGCAAGGGATTGAATCCATATTTGAAGCTTATCAGGAATATGTCGAAG aacAAAGTCTTGAGCGACACGTGTTGCAGAACCAATGTCGAAGACTAGAAGCTCAGAACTACAACCTCAGTCTCACTGCTGAACAGCTCTCGCATACTATGGGG GATCTAATGTCTCAGAGGCAAAAATTGGCGGTGGAAAGGGAGAAGCTGCAAGCAGAGCTGGAGCACTTCAGGAAGTGTTTGACTCTGCCACAGACACACTGGCCCAGAGGTGGTCATTACAAGGGCTACCCTCCAAGGTga
- the gse1b gene encoding genetic suppressor element 1 isoform X3 — protein MFGLKAPLYYLPGMSHEPKSPSIGMISTATRTTATVSPLTPSPLNGAIVANGSPAAQSAHSGFAAALRKLAKQAEEPRAASSISSESSPVSSPATNHSSPVSTPKRGPLGPGPVLVPPAGHSVPNTPPVVTIAPTKTSNGLWRSEGRQADSGPRGASRERLGPEGTLPQEKGPSVPAHLLGNPYAFGLPPGAVMQDSRFQPLNLPRQLSNAVPPGPVPEEYLRGFRPYATTEDALRMPSLPLGLDPATAAAAAAAYYHPSYLPHPSFTPYRMDDPFCLSALRSPFYPLPAGGALPPMHPSAVHMHLSGVRYPGDFTHPSLSALQSERLQLEDELRQREREREREREREKEREREAEREKERERERERELEREREREREREREREREREREREEREREKELERQKERALREKEIQASKAIENHYLAELHAMRGQEDRPKPERLTPNRADKTKETPLPAPKPVPPGLHSAIVQSHHPVPGLISGHSLFMGPSALGTGLPTSIMAPRNNEEERWLARQRKLRQEKADRQYQVSEFRQQVLDQHLDLGRTPDAPEHRTDLHRPNNHEPGSLHSHLGAPPPLISPKPSQPPREHHPPPPTTLWNPASLIETPSESRRTHDPSGMGHYDLSRLPHGSSKYEDGARRRDSGVMEKYLQPRGLPGLQEPSTFLADLEKSTHSFFSQQRASMSLTSQYELEGAIKSNAGLKSSQGHGRHGQAVAMLSGSSAGQDTAPDTMLIYDELLQQHRRPISKLDLEEKRKREAKEKGYYYELDDSYDESDEEEVRAHLRRVVEQPPLKLDDSTEKLDFLGMFSLTTRGRREELVQQKRRKRRRMLRERSPSPTASQSKRTPPPPQLSTRFTPEEMDRAPELEEKKRFLTMFRLSHVTLQQRRDNERAVELLQAIKEKSVTLDTIRHAPHPLCKSPPAQLSDSACSQPTSESEDHHSIRPHSPSSHRPLSPSPNGHPKPLGDTLRPKDPPSPAVYPDKARGPPDTPISKRNSSLLNSLRPPLPLQAKEGGHSVNGRTKPWDSFTPEEFAQQFHESVLQSTQKALQKHKGGATGMSATSPLQESSVHYNIPELQSAPGRPPRPHSQSHSSTHPPALVLAHSHGHPQPNGQHFSAPLRRDTSGTREDPSASEEEDDEEEEGEEGAAPASKWQGIESIFEAYQEYVEEQSLERHVLQNQCRRLEAQNYNLSLTAEQLSHTMGDLMSQRQKLAVEREKLQAELEHFRKCLTLPQTHWPRGGHYKGYPPR, from the exons GCATGAGCCATGAGCCAAAGTCGCCATCCATAGGAATGATTTCCACAGCAACCCGTACAACGGCGACGGTCAGCCCTCTCACCCCGTCGCCTCTTAATGGCGCCATCGTAGCCAATGGAAGCCCAGCTGCCCAGTCGGCTCATTCCGGATTCGCTGCAGCCCTCCGAAAATTGGCAAAACAGGCGGAAGAACCAAGAG CTGCCTCCTCCATCAGCAGTGAATCATCCCCGGTGTCTTCGCCAGCTACCAACCACAGTTCTCCAGTCAGTACGCCCAAGAGGGGACCTCTCGGTCCAGGGCCTGTCCTGGTTCCCCCAGCAGGCCACAGTGTGCCAAACACTCCACCTGTCGTCACCATTGCTCCAACCAAGACTAGCAACGGCCTCTGGAGGAGCGAGGGACgccag GCTGATTCCGGGCCTCGTGGGGCCAGCAGGGAACGCCTAGGTCCAGAGGGGACACTCCCCCAGGAAAAAGGCCCCTCGGTCCCGGCCCACCTCCTGGGAAACCCATACGCCTTTGGTCTCCCCCCTGGTGCTGTAATGCAGGATTCACGTTTCCAGCCGCTCAA cCTCCCCAGACAGTTGTCTAATGCCGTGCCGCCTGGTCCAGTACCAGAAGAGTACCTCCGTGGTTTCCGGCCCTATGCCACAACTGAGGATGCCCTCCGCATGCCCTCTTTGCCATTGGGCCTCGACCCCGCCACTGCAGCTGCTGCTGCCGCTGCGTACTACCATCCCAGCTACCTGCCCCACCCTTCCTTCACCCCATACAG GATGGATGACCCATTCTGCCTCTCCGCTTTGAGGTCACCTTTCTATCCGCTACCAGCAGGGGGAGCTTTACCCCCTATGCATCCATCGGCAGTCCATATGCACTTATCAGGGGTCCGCTATCCTGGGGACTTCACACACCCTTCACTTTCAGCACTGCAGTCTGAGAG GCTTCAGCTGGAGGATGAGCTGCGGCaacgcgagagagagcgagaacgAGAACGGGAGCGGGAGAAGGAACGGGAGCGGGAGGCTGAGCGAGAAAAAGAACGGGAGCGCGAGAGGGAGCGAGAGCTGGAGAGGGAACGAGAGCGGGAACGCGAAAGAGAACGAGAACGGgaaagagagcgagaaagagagcgagaggagAGGGAAAGGGAAAAAGAACTGGAGCGACAAAAGGAGAGAGCGCTGAGAGAGAAAGAAATCCAAGCCTCTAAGGCTATAGAGAACCACTACCTGGCAGAGCTCCATGCCATGAGAGGGCAGGAGGACCGACCCAAGCCAGAGAGACTGACCCCTAATCGGGCTG ATAAAACCAAAGAGACCCCTCTTCCAGCTCCAAAACCGGTCCCACCTGGACTCCATTCTGCAATTGTACAATCGCATCATCCAGTCCCAGGTCTAATCTCAGGCCACAGCCTCTTCATGGGGCCCAGCGCTCTGGGGACAGGTCTCCCAACCTCAATCATGGCTCCCAGGAACAATGAAGAGGAGAGGTGGTTGGCAAGGCAACGTAAGCTGCGGCAAGAGAAAGCCGATCGCCAGTACCAGGTGTCGGAATTTCGCCAGCAGGTTCTGGATCAGCACCTGGACTTGGGACGGACTCCTGACGCACCAGAACATAGAACAGACTTGCACAG ACCAAATAACCACGAACCAGGAAGCCTCCATTCCCACCTGGGCGCACCTCCGCCTCTCATCTCCCCCAAACCCTCTCAACCCCCACGTGAACATCACCCTCCACCTCCCACAACGCTGTGGAACCCAGCTTCTCTCATCGAGACACCCTCGGAGTCCCGACGCACCCACGATCCCTCGGGGATGGGACACTACGACCTCAGTCGCCTACCGCACGGCTCCTCCAAATATGAGGACGGGGCCAGGAGGAGAGACAGTGGAGTAATGGAGAAGTATCTCCAACCCAGAGGCCTGCCTGGCCTGCAGGAGCCCAGTACATTCCTTGCCGATCTGGAAAAGTCCACCCACTCTTTCTTCAGCCAGCAACGAGCGTCCATGTCCCTGACCAGCCAGTATGAATTAGAAGGGGCCATCAAAAGCAACGCTGGACTGAAGAGCAGCCAAGGGCACGGTCGCCACGGACAAGCAGTCGCCATGTTGTCTGGGTCCAGTGCGGGACAGGACACGGCGCCAGACACAATGCTCATCTATGATGAGCTTCTTCAGCAGCACAGAAGGCCAATCAGTAAACTGGACTTGGAAGAGAAGAGAAAGAGGGAGGCCAAGGAGAAAG GTTACTACTATGAGCTGGATGACTCATATGACGAAAGTGATGAGGAGGAGGTTAGGGCTCATCTTCGAAGGGTAGTAGAGCAGCCCCCACTCAAACTTGATGATTCCACAGAG AAATTGGACTTCCTGGGAATGTTTAGCCTAACCACTCGGGGCCGGCGGGAGGAGCTGGTGCAGCAGAAGAGAAGAAAACGGCGGAGGATGCTCAGGGAGCGCAGCCCCTCGCCAACTGCCTCGCAGTCCAAACGCACTCCTCCTCCCCCGCAACTCAGCACGCGCTTCACCCCCGAGGAAATGGACCGAGCGCCGGAGCTGGAGGAAAAGAAGCGCTTCCTCACCATGTTCCGCCTTTCCCACGTCACCCTTCAGCAGAGACGAG ATAATGAAAGGGCAGTAGAGCTGCTTCAAGCCATTAAAGAGAAGAGCGTAACCTTGGATACCATCAGACATGCCCCTCATCCGCTGTGCAAAAGTCCTCCGGCGCAACTCTCCG ACTCGGCATGTTCCCAGCCCACCTCAGAATCAGAAGACCACCACAGCATCAGGCCGCACAGCCCCTCCTCACACCGCCCGTTGTCCCCGTCCCCTAACGGCCATCCAAAACCCCTCGGGGACACGCTAAGACCAAAGGATCCTCCTTCTCCAGCTGTCTACCCAGACAAGGCCCGGGGGCCTCCTGACACCCCGATCTCCAAGCGGAATTCCAGCCTGCTGAACAGCTTGCGGCCCCCGCTCCCGTTACAGGCCAAGGAGGGCGGCCACAGTGTGAACGGACGCACCAAACCCTGGGATAGCTTCACCCCGGAGGAATTTGCCCAGCAGTTCCATGAATCGGTGCTACAGTCCACTCAGAAAGCGCTGCAGAAACACAAAG GCGGGGCTACCGGGATGTCGGCGACATCTCCCCTGCAGGAGTCGTCCGTTCATTACAACATCCCCGAACTCCAGAGCGCCCCAGGCAGGCCGCCTCGCCCGCACTCCCAGTCGCACTCCAGCACGCATCCGCCAGCCCTGGTGTTGGCGCACTCGCACGGGCACCCCCAGCCCAACGGCCAGCACTTCTCCGCACCGCTCCGCCGCGACACTTCAGGGACGAGGGAGGACCCGTCCGCctcggaggaggaggacgatgaagaagaggagggggaggaaggGGCGGCGCCAGCTTCCAAGTGGCAAGGGATTGAATCCATATTTGAAGCTTATCAGGAATATGTCGAAG aacAAAGTCTTGAGCGACACGTGTTGCAGAACCAATGTCGAAGACTAGAAGCTCAGAACTACAACCTCAGTCTCACTGCTGAACAGCTCTCGCATACTATGGGG GATCTAATGTCTCAGAGGCAAAAATTGGCGGTGGAAAGGGAGAAGCTGCAAGCAGAGCTGGAGCACTTCAGGAAGTGTTTGACTCTGCCACAGACACACTGGCCCAGAGGTGGTCATTACAAGGGCTACCCTCCAAGGTga
- the gse1b gene encoding genetic suppressor element 1 isoform X4 has protein sequence MGDPGASAPLCSMSHEPKSPSIGMISTATRTTATVSPLTPSPLNGAIVANGSPAAQSAHSGFAAALRKLAKQAEEPRAASSISSESSPVSSPATNHSSPVSTPKRGPLGPGPVLVPPAGHSVPNTPPVVTIAPTKTSNGLWRSEGRQADSGPRGASRERLGPEGTLPQEKGPSVPAHLLGNPYAFGLPPGAVMQDSRFQPLNLPRQLSNAVPPGPVPEEYLRGFRPYATTEDALRMPSLPLGLDPATAAAAAAAYYHPSYLPHPSFTPYRMDDPFCLSALRSPFYPLPAGGALPPMHPSAVHMHLSGVRYPGDFTHPSLSALQSERLQLEDELRQREREREREREREKEREREAEREKERERERERELEREREREREREREREREREREREEREREKELERQKERALREKEIQASKAIENHYLAELHAMRGQEDRPKPERLTPNRADKTKETPLPAPKPVPPGLHSAIVQSHHPVPGLISGHSLFMGPSALGTGLPTSIMAPRNNEEERWLARQRKLRQEKADRQYQVSEFRQQVLDQHLDLGRTPDAPEHRTDLHRPNNHEPGSLHSHLGAPPPLISPKPSQPPREHHPPPPTTLWNPASLIETPSESRRTHDPSGMGHYDLSRLPHGSSKYEDGARRRDSGVMEKYLQPRGLPGLQEPSTFLADLEKSTHSFFSQQRASMSLTSQYELEGAIKSNAGLKSSQGHGRHGQAVAMLSGSSAGQDTAPDTMLIYDELLQQHRRPISKLDLEEKRKREAKEKGYYYELDDSYDESDEEEVRAHLRRVVEQPPLKLDDSTEKLDFLGMFSLTTRGRREELVQQKRRKRRRMLRERSPSPTASQSKRTPPPPQLSTRFTPEEMDRAPELEEKKRFLTMFRLSHVTLQQRRDNERAVELLQAIKEKSVTLDTIRHAPHPLCKSPPAQLSDSACSQPTSESEDHHSIRPHSPSSHRPLSPSPNGHPKPLGDTLRPKDPPSPAVYPDKARGPPDTPISKRNSSLLNSLRPPLPLQAKEGGHSVNGRTKPWDSFTPEEFAQQFHESVLQSTQKALQKHKGGATGMSATSPLQESSVHYNIPELQSAPGRPPRPHSQSHSSTHPPALVLAHSHGHPQPNGQHFSAPLRRDTSGTREDPSASEEEDDEEEEGEEGAAPASKWQGIESIFEAYQEYVEEQSLERHVLQNQCRRLEAQNYNLSLTAEQLSHTMGDLMSQRQKLAVEREKLQAELEHFRKCLTLPQTHWPRGGHYKGYPPR, from the exons GCATGAGCCATGAGCCAAAGTCGCCATCCATAGGAATGATTTCCACAGCAACCCGTACAACGGCGACGGTCAGCCCTCTCACCCCGTCGCCTCTTAATGGCGCCATCGTAGCCAATGGAAGCCCAGCTGCCCAGTCGGCTCATTCCGGATTCGCTGCAGCCCTCCGAAAATTGGCAAAACAGGCGGAAGAACCAAGAG CTGCCTCCTCCATCAGCAGTGAATCATCCCCGGTGTCTTCGCCAGCTACCAACCACAGTTCTCCAGTCAGTACGCCCAAGAGGGGACCTCTCGGTCCAGGGCCTGTCCTGGTTCCCCCAGCAGGCCACAGTGTGCCAAACACTCCACCTGTCGTCACCATTGCTCCAACCAAGACTAGCAACGGCCTCTGGAGGAGCGAGGGACgccag GCTGATTCCGGGCCTCGTGGGGCCAGCAGGGAACGCCTAGGTCCAGAGGGGACACTCCCCCAGGAAAAAGGCCCCTCGGTCCCGGCCCACCTCCTGGGAAACCCATACGCCTTTGGTCTCCCCCCTGGTGCTGTAATGCAGGATTCACGTTTCCAGCCGCTCAA cCTCCCCAGACAGTTGTCTAATGCCGTGCCGCCTGGTCCAGTACCAGAAGAGTACCTCCGTGGTTTCCGGCCCTATGCCACAACTGAGGATGCCCTCCGCATGCCCTCTTTGCCATTGGGCCTCGACCCCGCCACTGCAGCTGCTGCTGCCGCTGCGTACTACCATCCCAGCTACCTGCCCCACCCTTCCTTCACCCCATACAG GATGGATGACCCATTCTGCCTCTCCGCTTTGAGGTCACCTTTCTATCCGCTACCAGCAGGGGGAGCTTTACCCCCTATGCATCCATCGGCAGTCCATATGCACTTATCAGGGGTCCGCTATCCTGGGGACTTCACACACCCTTCACTTTCAGCACTGCAGTCTGAGAG GCTTCAGCTGGAGGATGAGCTGCGGCaacgcgagagagagcgagaacgAGAACGGGAGCGGGAGAAGGAACGGGAGCGGGAGGCTGAGCGAGAAAAAGAACGGGAGCGCGAGAGGGAGCGAGAGCTGGAGAGGGAACGAGAGCGGGAACGCGAAAGAGAACGAGAACGGgaaagagagcgagaaagagagcgagaggagAGGGAAAGGGAAAAAGAACTGGAGCGACAAAAGGAGAGAGCGCTGAGAGAGAAAGAAATCCAAGCCTCTAAGGCTATAGAGAACCACTACCTGGCAGAGCTCCATGCCATGAGAGGGCAGGAGGACCGACCCAAGCCAGAGAGACTGACCCCTAATCGGGCTG ATAAAACCAAAGAGACCCCTCTTCCAGCTCCAAAACCGGTCCCACCTGGACTCCATTCTGCAATTGTACAATCGCATCATCCAGTCCCAGGTCTAATCTCAGGCCACAGCCTCTTCATGGGGCCCAGCGCTCTGGGGACAGGTCTCCCAACCTCAATCATGGCTCCCAGGAACAATGAAGAGGAGAGGTGGTTGGCAAGGCAACGTAAGCTGCGGCAAGAGAAAGCCGATCGCCAGTACCAGGTGTCGGAATTTCGCCAGCAGGTTCTGGATCAGCACCTGGACTTGGGACGGACTCCTGACGCACCAGAACATAGAACAGACTTGCACAG ACCAAATAACCACGAACCAGGAAGCCTCCATTCCCACCTGGGCGCACCTCCGCCTCTCATCTCCCCCAAACCCTCTCAACCCCCACGTGAACATCACCCTCCACCTCCCACAACGCTGTGGAACCCAGCTTCTCTCATCGAGACACCCTCGGAGTCCCGACGCACCCACGATCCCTCGGGGATGGGACACTACGACCTCAGTCGCCTACCGCACGGCTCCTCCAAATATGAGGACGGGGCCAGGAGGAGAGACAGTGGAGTAATGGAGAAGTATCTCCAACCCAGAGGCCTGCCTGGCCTGCAGGAGCCCAGTACATTCCTTGCCGATCTGGAAAAGTCCACCCACTCTTTCTTCAGCCAGCAACGAGCGTCCATGTCCCTGACCAGCCAGTATGAATTAGAAGGGGCCATCAAAAGCAACGCTGGACTGAAGAGCAGCCAAGGGCACGGTCGCCACGGACAAGCAGTCGCCATGTTGTCTGGGTCCAGTGCGGGACAGGACACGGCGCCAGACACAATGCTCATCTATGATGAGCTTCTTCAGCAGCACAGAAGGCCAATCAGTAAACTGGACTTGGAAGAGAAGAGAAAGAGGGAGGCCAAGGAGAAAG GTTACTACTATGAGCTGGATGACTCATATGACGAAAGTGATGAGGAGGAGGTTAGGGCTCATCTTCGAAGGGTAGTAGAGCAGCCCCCACTCAAACTTGATGATTCCACAGAG AAATTGGACTTCCTGGGAATGTTTAGCCTAACCACTCGGGGCCGGCGGGAGGAGCTGGTGCAGCAGAAGAGAAGAAAACGGCGGAGGATGCTCAGGGAGCGCAGCCCCTCGCCAACTGCCTCGCAGTCCAAACGCACTCCTCCTCCCCCGCAACTCAGCACGCGCTTCACCCCCGAGGAAATGGACCGAGCGCCGGAGCTGGAGGAAAAGAAGCGCTTCCTCACCATGTTCCGCCTTTCCCACGTCACCCTTCAGCAGAGACGAG ATAATGAAAGGGCAGTAGAGCTGCTTCAAGCCATTAAAGAGAAGAGCGTAACCTTGGATACCATCAGACATGCCCCTCATCCGCTGTGCAAAAGTCCTCCGGCGCAACTCTCCG ACTCGGCATGTTCCCAGCCCACCTCAGAATCAGAAGACCACCACAGCATCAGGCCGCACAGCCCCTCCTCACACCGCCCGTTGTCCCCGTCCCCTAACGGCCATCCAAAACCCCTCGGGGACACGCTAAGACCAAAGGATCCTCCTTCTCCAGCTGTCTACCCAGACAAGGCCCGGGGGCCTCCTGACACCCCGATCTCCAAGCGGAATTCCAGCCTGCTGAACAGCTTGCGGCCCCCGCTCCCGTTACAGGCCAAGGAGGGCGGCCACAGTGTGAACGGACGCACCAAACCCTGGGATAGCTTCACCCCGGAGGAATTTGCCCAGCAGTTCCATGAATCGGTGCTACAGTCCACTCAGAAAGCGCTGCAGAAACACAAAG GCGGGGCTACCGGGATGTCGGCGACATCTCCCCTGCAGGAGTCGTCCGTTCATTACAACATCCCCGAACTCCAGAGCGCCCCAGGCAGGCCGCCTCGCCCGCACTCCCAGTCGCACTCCAGCACGCATCCGCCAGCCCTGGTGTTGGCGCACTCGCACGGGCACCCCCAGCCCAACGGCCAGCACTTCTCCGCACCGCTCCGCCGCGACACTTCAGGGACGAGGGAGGACCCGTCCGCctcggaggaggaggacgatgaagaagaggagggggaggaaggGGCGGCGCCAGCTTCCAAGTGGCAAGGGATTGAATCCATATTTGAAGCTTATCAGGAATATGTCGAAG aacAAAGTCTTGAGCGACACGTGTTGCAGAACCAATGTCGAAGACTAGAAGCTCAGAACTACAACCTCAGTCTCACTGCTGAACAGCTCTCGCATACTATGGGG GATCTAATGTCTCAGAGGCAAAAATTGGCGGTGGAAAGGGAGAAGCTGCAAGCAGAGCTGGAGCACTTCAGGAAGTGTTTGACTCTGCCACAGACACACTGGCCCAGAGGTGGTCATTACAAGGGCTACCCTCCAAGGTga